The stretch of DNA AGCGTGGAGGATAAACCCGCGCCCCACATGCGCGGCAAGAAGGAGGGCTGGCTGACCGCCGAGTACGCCATGCTGCCGCGCGCGACCACCGACCGCCAGGCCCGCGAGCGCAACCTCCAGAATGGCCGCCGCCACGAGATTCAGCGCCTGCTGGGGCGGGCCTTCCGTGCCGCCGTGGACCTGCGCCACTTCCGGGGCCAGACCCTCTACGTGGACTGTGACGTGCTTGTGGCCGATGGCGGCACCCGCGTCGCCAGCGTCCTGGCGGGGTACGCCGCGCTGCACGACTTCGCCGACCGGCTGATCCAGTCAGGCAAGCTCAGCGAGTGGCCCCTGCTCCACACGGTCGGGGCGGCGAGCGTGGGCCTGATCGGCGACGAGTTGCGGGTGGACCTCGACTATGCCGAGGACCGGGTCGCCCGCGCCGACCTGAACGTGGTCGCCACCGACGCGGGGCTGCTGATCGAGGCCCAGGGCGGCGCCGAGGAAGGCCCCATCTCCAGCGCCGAGTACGTGCGGCTGCTCACGGCGGGGGTGGAGGCGGTGGGAGCCCTGCTGCGGGAACTCCACCGTCAGTTGTAGGGGGCGACCTCCCCCGGTGCGGTACACTTCCCCCACCGGAGGAGGCTGGCATGAGTGTGACGGGATTTATCGGGCGGGCGCTGCTCGCGAGCATCTTTATCAAAAACGGCCTGGACCACCTTCAGAACCCCGACCCCATCGTGCGCGCGGCGAAAGGGGCCGAGATCCCGGCGCCGGAGCTGGCCGTCAAGGTCAACAGCGGCGTGATGGTCGGCGCGGGCAGCCTGCTGGCGCTAGGCATCGCCCCCGGCCTGGCGAGCACCGCCCTGGCCGTCAGCCTCATCCCCACCACGGTCATCGGGCACCCCTTCTGGGACCGCCAGGGCAAGGAGCGCCAGCACCAGCAAACGCACTTCATGAAAAACCTGGCCCTCTTCGGGGCACTCCTCGCCGTCGGCAGCCGCAAGGGTTAAAGGCGGGTGGGGAAGCCCGGGCGGTCCTCCTCACCCGGGGCCGGGAAGATGAGCCATGACCGACCACAAAACAGGAGAGAACGCCGCCCTCAGCGATGAGGCACAGAACGAAGTTGTCCAGGAGACCATGCAGGGCGGCGAGGGTGAGATGGACGCCAACGGCTTGGGCAAGAACTTCGACCGTGAGGAAAAGCTCGGCGAGCTGCGCGAGAACCTTCAGGGCATGGCGAGCCCTGCAGAGGGCACAGCAGACCAGCCCTGACTCATAGAACAGAGGCGCCATCTGAGCCAGCAAAAAGCTCAGGTGGCGCCTCCTCTAGGGCTGACCCATTAAAGCTCCAGGCCACCTGGCGTGGTCTCTGCCGCCGGGATGGCCGTCACCAGCACCTCGTATTTCCCCGTCACGAAGACCTTGAAGCCGTGTTTCTGGAGAGTCCTCCGAGCTGCGGTCACATCCGCCATAAGGAGGCTGAGGTCAGGCCGGGCGTAGTTCCGCATGCGGGCGCCGTAACTGAGAAAGCCGTCCAGGTAGCGGGCATTCGGGAAGCCCAGGATCAGACCGCCACCGGGCGTCAGATGCTCGCGGCGCAGGGCACGGAGCAGCGTATCCTGCCGAATCCCGGGACTTTGCAGCAGGCTGAGGG from Deinococcus aerius encodes:
- the rph gene encoding ribonuclease PH, which encodes MTPPPRTDRDTLTPRPLNVRRGVNPHAPGSAHLRLGRTEILATVSVEDKPAPHMRGKKEGWLTAEYAMLPRATTDRQARERNLQNGRRHEIQRLLGRAFRAAVDLRHFRGQTLYVDCDVLVADGGTRVASVLAGYAALHDFADRLIQSGKLSEWPLLHTVGAASVGLIGDELRVDLDYAEDRVARADLNVVATDAGLLIEAQGGAEEGPISSAEYVRLLTAGVEAVGALLRELHRQL
- a CDS encoding DoxX family protein yields the protein MSVTGFIGRALLASIFIKNGLDHLQNPDPIVRAAKGAEIPAPELAVKVNSGVMVGAGSLLALGIAPGLASTALAVSLIPTTVIGHPFWDRQGKERQHQQTHFMKNLALFGALLAVGSRKG